From the Lathyrus oleraceus cultivar Zhongwan6 chromosome 4, CAAS_Psat_ZW6_1.0, whole genome shotgun sequence genome, one window contains:
- the LOC127137732 gene encoding uncharacterized protein LOC127137732: protein MGSNQKSTYSFKFRNPKLGLIKGLISDVKKIRRNNFCVEYGDLLTIMNTEVDAWAIFTLAQFYDPPLRCFTFQDFQLAPTLEEFSHIANIGIKDEIPYTGLGELPTHQQIGSVIRLDKAEVKANLGPKGGTSGFTLKFLVGKASDFKSKEDWVAFNAVLALILYGIVLFPNIDDFVDMTAIRIFLLKNPIPTLLADVYHSIHWRNEKKGG, encoded by the coding sequence ATGGGTAGCAATCAAAAAAGTACTTATTCATTCAAGTTCAGAAATCCAAAGCTAGGATTGATTAAGGGGTTGATCTCAGATGTGAAAAAAATCAGAAggaacaacttttgtgttgagtatggtgacctgttgactatcatgaacaccgaggtggatgcttgggccattttcactttggcacaattctatgatcctccctTGCGGTGTTTCACATTCCAGGACTTCCAGTTGGCGCCAACACTTGAAGAGTTCTCACATATAGCAAACATTGGTATCAAGGATGAAATCCCTTACACCGGTCTAGGGGAACTTCCTACACATCAACAAATAGGTTCAGTTATACGTCTAGATAAAGCGGAAGTGAAAGCTAATCTTGGACCAAAAGGAGGCACTTCAGGTTTCACTTTGAAGTTCTTAGTGGGAAAAGCTTCAGATTTCAAAAGTAAAGAAGATTGGGTCGCTTTCAATGCTGTGTTAGCCTTGATactctatgggattgtcttgttcccgaacATTGATGACTTCGTGGACATGACTGCTATACGCATTTTTTTGCTCAAGAATCCCATTCCCACCTTGCTTGCAGATGTTTATCACTCTATCCATTGGAGAAATGAGAAGAAGGGGGGATGA